From a region of the Aeoliella mucimassa genome:
- a CDS encoding sugar phosphate isomerase/epimerase family protein: MKFALCNEMFGSMPFEQAFATTRNLGYTGIEIAPFTLAEGETVDIRDVSDAKLAEVKKQAADAGLQVVGLHWLLAKTTGFYLTSPDAEVRRNTAEYLQALATACGKLGGTIMVLGSPQQRNLLPGVTYEQAEEYAAEVLRAAMPVCADNNVTIALEPLGPAEGDFMMTADSGVQLAKLVDSPNCQLHLDVKAMSSESDPIAQVIREHSEWMVHFHANDPNLLGPGMGDVEFAPIFAALSDVGYTGWVSVEVFKYEPSPEEIARVSMEYMQQFV, translated from the coding sequence ATGAAATTCGCACTCTGCAACGAGATGTTCGGTTCGATGCCGTTCGAGCAGGCGTTCGCCACCACGCGCAATTTGGGCTACACCGGCATTGAGATCGCTCCCTTCACGCTGGCCGAGGGCGAAACGGTCGATATTCGCGACGTTTCCGACGCCAAGCTGGCCGAAGTCAAGAAACAGGCGGCCGACGCAGGGCTGCAGGTGGTCGGCTTGCATTGGCTTTTGGCGAAAACCACCGGATTCTACCTGACGAGTCCCGATGCCGAGGTTCGCCGCAATACGGCCGAATACCTGCAGGCTTTGGCCACCGCCTGCGGAAAGCTGGGGGGCACGATCATGGTGCTCGGCTCACCACAGCAGCGAAATCTGCTGCCTGGCGTTACTTACGAACAAGCCGAAGAGTACGCGGCCGAAGTGCTTCGCGCGGCGATGCCGGTGTGTGCCGACAACAACGTGACGATCGCCCTCGAGCCGCTGGGGCCCGCCGAAGGGGACTTCATGATGACCGCCGACTCCGGAGTGCAGTTGGCGAAACTCGTCGACTCGCCGAATTGTCAGCTACACCTCGACGTGAAAGCGATGTCGAGCGAGAGCGATCCGATTGCTCAGGTCATCCGCGAGCACAGCGAATGGATGGTGCACTTCCACGCGAACGATCCCAACCTGCTAGGCCCTGGAATGGGCGACGTGGAGTTCGCACCGATCTTCGCCGCATTGAGCGACGTTGGTTACACCGGATGGGTGTCGGTCGAGGTGTTCAAGTACGAGCCAAGCCCCGAGGAAATCGCCCGCGTGAGCATGGAGTACATGCAGCAGTTTGTATAG